A single genomic interval of Hevea brasiliensis isolate MT/VB/25A 57/8 chromosome 4, ASM3005281v1, whole genome shotgun sequence harbors:
- the LOC131179296 gene encoding ultraviolet-B receptor UVR8-like, translating into MDGQLGMNGENAVVPHLMEQFLSPSSFDSVTNESETKRKVPLKVCSVKAGGMMSLAIDNLGMLWMWGNCPQQSGSCESGFSLVSSFTPIPVWDFHGHAVVKVACGNEHVVALVSVGETHKGEHLVCYTWGKNDHGQLGLGDKENRIHPEIVETFNQDSPWAVYEVACGAFHTALLTRKKRPNDKLENTCWTFGLGENGQLGHGTTQSALKPERVNELPQDAYLISVDCGLFHTSVVSSAGDLWSWGMVKGLGLCPDATFTGTDAGDAMSPLRIRGLQEPRFHDPIQIVCGAAHTVLVASDGYKLWSWGRGRSGVLGTGKTIDFVAPTVVLWPPLTDDFKDRELNKDTEDNLENKGSEEAAGTEKRLSLAMEEMKLLQSKLSIMEKYAGILHSSIFGKPFTEEDIPNSLRNSDTFDIAKEWEDMLESADRSKLIRLELFYRNMLAGVKDKQMKRRIQEIIKEFIPSSTTEN; encoded by the exons ATGGATGGCCAACTTGGTATGAATGGAGAGAATGCTGTGGTGCCTCACTTGATGGAGCAGTTTCTAAGTCCAAGCAGTTTTGATTCTGTAACAAATGAGTCGGAAACAAAGAGGAAAGTGCCATTAAAG GTTTGTTCTGTTAAAGCTGGAGGAATGATGTCTCTGGCAATTGACAATCTTGGGATGCTATGGATGTGGGGCAATTGCCCACAGCAAAGCGGCAGTTGCGAGAGTGGTTTCTCCCTAGTGAGCAGTTTCACTCCAATTCCTGTTTGGGATTTCCATGGCCATGCTGTTGTGAAAGTGGCATGTGGAAATGAACATGTTGTAGCGTTGGTTAGTGTTGGAGAAACACATAAAGGTGAACATCTAGTATGCTACACTTGGGGAAAAAATGACCATGGCCAGTTGGGTTTGGGCGATAAAGAGAACAGAATTCATCCTGAAATTGTTGAAACATTTAACCAGGACTCTCCCTGGGCTGTTTATGAGGTGGCATGTGGTGCATTTCATACTGCTTTGCTCACTCGCAAAAAGAGACCCAATGACAAATTAGAAAATACATGCTGGACATTTGGCCTGGGTGAAAATGGACAGCTTGGTCATGGAACCACTCAAAGTGCATTGAAACCTGAACGTGTAAATGAATTGCCCCAGGATGCATACCTGATCTCTGTTGATTGTGGTTTATTTCATACTAGTGTTGTTTCATCAGCTGGAGATTTGTGGTCATGGGGAATGGTGAAAGGGCTTGGCCTCTGCCCAGATGCTACTTTTACCGGAACAGATGCAGGGGATGCTATGTCACCCCTGCGAATAAGAGGGCTGCAAGAACCTAGATTTCATGATCCAATTCAAATTGTTTGTGGGGCAGCCCATACTGTTCTTGTTGCAAGTGATGGATATAAGCTTTGGTCCTGGGGAAGGGGAAGAAGTGGGGTCCTTGGAACTGGGAAGACGATTGATTTTGTTGCTCCCACTGTTGTGCTGTGGCCTCCATTAACAGATGATTTCAAAGACCGAGAATTGAACAAAGATACTGAGGATAATCTCGAAAACAAGGGATCTGAAGAAGCTGCAGGAACGGAAAAAAGATTGTCTTTGGCAATGGAGGAAATGAAGCTCCTCCAATCAAAACTTTCTATAATGGAAAAATATGCTGGCATACTTCATAGTTCAATTTTTGGTAAACCTTTTACAGAGGAAGATATTCCAAACTCGTTGAGAAACTCAGATACTTTTGACATTGCCAAAGAATGGGAGGACATGTTAGAATCAGCAGATCGCAGTAAGCTTATTAGGTTGGAACTTTTCTACCGAAACATGCTTGCAGGTGTCAAAGATAAGCAGATGAAAAGAAGGATCCAAGAGATCATAAAGGAGTTTATCCCTTCTTCAACCACCGAAAATTAG